The Drosophila sulfurigaster albostrigata strain 15112-1811.04 chromosome 3, ASM2355843v2, whole genome shotgun sequence genomic sequence GCCTACCAGCAGAGTCAGCATTTGGCACGCAATCGAATGCGTGGCCAGGGTTATCCATATCCGGACTATGCGGCGTATGAGCGATATGGCTATGCAGCCTACAGTGCAAACAGATCACGTTACGGCGAAATACGTTGCAATGGCTATTAAAGAAGTAGAGTAGAGTTGGCCTGTAATGAAGGATATTTACAGGCATACATAACATTAGATTACATTGtacaatactaaaaatatgtattgtatattgttttgGTGTCCTTGTCGTTTGTCATTTGGAaattctctctgtgtgtgcctTTTTCGGTCAAAATTCGGCAATGCTCACCAGATGTTTGTTAAGTATTTTATGGGGCATTGCTGTCATTGATTGcgttcaaaatttaataaaaccaaaaatacagaaaaccaggccaaaatgtaaaataatcgTAAGTCTTAAGTAGTTGAATGTTTTAAAACCGAAATTGAGAAGAAGTTTTAAAAGCTGAAAACATAATTGTATGCTGATGTTGAAACTTTTGTCCCACTGTACATACTCGTAGAGCAATGCATTTTTTCGTGTAGTAAGTCGAAAAGAGTCTACCAAACcaaagaaagaaagttttGAGCCAAGTTTGAACCAAGAGTCGCGAGTATTTTTAAACCAATTATTGAACAGAAGATCTCTGGCGAATTTGTTTCTAATCTTAAGTAGACACACCATTTTTCTCGCATTCTCGATATCTCTTtgaaatctatatatattgtatgatGTACTTACTTCTAccatatatgtattgtatgtaaaaATGTAGCCCAAATAAGAGatctataaattataattagcaAAAAAGATGTGCCAttgaaaataacttttaattcAAGAACACAGTTTATAAAGTTTACGatttagttatatatatatatatatacatataccatatacaacaacaaatactaaacgtacgtgtgtgtgtcattTCGATTCGATTACCAAAATAGTTAAAGCAAAGCACTAAGTTTTACGAGTACGTGTAAGcctacaaatatatatatatatatctatatttagagatatattttatgtattgtattgtattttagaTTACATACACTAACAAAAAACCACCGCACTAATTTGTACTTGtccaaaaatttatttctaacaatttattcatttactaTTCACgtacttttttaaattcattttttcgatttcgatttaaGTGCCTtaatttagtttcattttctgATGCAAtacaaactaataaaaaacaaaaaaaaaaacgaaaataaaaatacaattttaaatataaattatcatTTACATTGTATAACAACCAGTTCAGGTTTCAAATGGGCCCAAAAAATTCACAAatcaaactaaaaaataatatttaaaaaacccAAACACATCGAGCAacattcaaaaatgttttttagtcaaaaccaaatgaattagttgttaaataataaaatactcaccaacaaaaaaagaagaaaacgaaaaacctTGTAGTGTTGACATTTTATGATAAATAATTTCCAAGTTacgacaaaacaaacaaaaagaaataaatctaAATGTAGCTTACGATTAAGTTCATgtgtaaataacaaaataataataataaaaaaaacaatatttgaacgtttaaattttatggatcaacaaaaataaaagacacagaaaagagaaaatcaaaatagcaaaaatgttaataaacaaattgcgtttatttattttcgaaaataaaaccCAGAAAATGGTGTTTATATGTTGGGAGCGtctgatttttatttattatgttgttttttttgttctttttattatttttgtttaactgttttattcatttaattaatttataaatattattacataaCCTAAACgtgttttaattattgttttttgttttgtttgtttgtttttaaattaattacaaaaatagttCAGTTGTAAAAACAGCAGAAATCGgtgtaattataataattagcATTTAGTTGAGCGGAAATCAAAAACGGAATCCGGCAGgacaacatttaaattaatagtttCAATAGTTACAAGTACAATATAGAAAAGGTTCGCTTTGCATAGTGAGTGAGACTTATCAACTAaaggaaaattaaattgtttagtgactattatttatataagaaACGATATAGTGAAGAAATTAATAGAGTTACAGTTACAATTGGGTGCAGAAAGTCGATTCCTTCtgggtttttgttttgtatagtGGGGGAGGAAGGAGAAAGGCTTATAGAGTTGGCTACAAGTTTGTTTCTgatacaatttgttgtttagttaaatgtcgtatataaatagtttgtTCTGTTCCTGTCGCtacaattacattttatagGGAGTTCTGTTTATGCAAtcggtttcttttttttattatttgtttttcaattttttacgtttattaataataaacaattacacAATTATTGATTTTGATCGTGATCGTTAACAATcatcgtttcttttttttttttatcgtcgATCAATATTTGattcataattaataagtaattagatgtgtgtgtgtttttttttgtttttataaataattagtaTGATTTATCGTTATATAtcatcaatttgttttttttttatttcgcttttttttgttatatttttttctcacTTTTTGCATAAGTTAAAAGACGGCGCCACGTCTGTGtctttgtgtgtctgtgtgtgtgagcgcgTGGGTGAcctttgtgtgtatgtgtgtgcggaTGTGCCTGTGGTGGTGGTTACTCTCAATCATGAGGAGGACGCAGCCGACGAATTCTTTGTGGATCCCCCCACCCGAAGTGCTCGGATTGCGCTGCTTATCAATGTACACGTTCAGCAGTCGCACCTTGCTGGGATTCATCAGCGCcagcttcggcttcagctTATCCTCGCCGAGCACAATGTACAGCTTGACAATGCAAAAGACGGCCGCCTTGCGTACCATCGATTGCGAATCATCCGCGGAGCGTGCCAGATTCTGGAACACCATATCCAGATGGGCATCCGTGATCTCGGAGCCATGATGCTCGGTCACCTCGAGCAGTATCTTGATGGCGCACATATTCTCGGGAAACGTGCCCGTTGCTATCACCGGATTCACAATGTTGATCGTCAAATCGAGGGGCAGAGCTGGCGCTATGCGCTGTATCATTGTGTCGATCTCACGTAACGCCTCCTTGCTGTGCTGATAGCAATTGATGATCTTCAGCAGTATGAGCTCGAGGAAGTTGAGCCAATTGTGACGCATCTTCTCGCTGCGCACAATCTTGCTCAGCACGTGCAGTCCAGCGATTAGCACATCCGTATGCTCCGCCTCCAGCATGTTGAGCAGCATCCGCATGATCGACTTGAAGTGCTTGTTGGGCAGCTCACAGTTGCCGCTGCGTATGCAGATGCCCAGATTCGTGAGCGACGTCTGCAGCTGCTCCACGGGCATCTCTTTGTTGAGCGTCAGCGCCACACGAATCACCTCGCTCTCGTGCAGATTGCTGGGTAATATCAGTTCACCGTTCTCTGCCACATCGATGGTTATCTTGACGGCAGGTTGCGATGGCGCTGCGACATCCAGACGCATGGTGGCCGATTCCGGGGTATTCGATTGCGTGGTGTTGGCCGACGATTGTGTTTTCGAGTTGGATGACAGCGAGTCCTGCTGCGCTGTCAGCTCTAGATGTTcacgcttcagctgctgctcaatCGAGTATTGCAAGTGATGACCGTTGTAGCCATTGGGCGCCAGCGAATGATATTGGCCACCGGAGAAACAGTTGCGTATCTCCTCGGATGTCTTTTGTATGTTGTGCTTCACGTCCAGGTCGGAGCAGCCGAGCATCAACTCCTGCTCCACCGACGACTGACGCGATCGTGGACTAGACTTCAGATCCATGTTGAGCGATGCAAACGGTCCAACGCTGGGACTCTGCAACGGCTtcgggctgctgctgctcaacgGCGAGCTGCTCGGCGAGTTCGCGCCGCTGCTCTGTCGTCGCATGGTTGACTGTATGCAGAGCCGCGCTGTATCCTGATATCCCTTGGGCAACGCGGCCAAGAACTTGGTCATCTGTGGCGTATTCAGATTGTAGAGAGCCACCAAGCAGGCGCGCGCTTGTTGGCGCAACTCCATAGATTTCGTATCACCCGACATCTGCGCCAGTTTCAGCACGGTGCGTTCACAGTTTTGATTCTGATCGCTGGGGAAATCGCTGCTCTTGCAGTACGTGTTGGCCAGATCGGTGAGGAAGCGTACGATGGCGATGCGTGTTTTGGTTGTGGGCGTCTGTGTGTTGTCCGAAATGATGCGAAACAGCTCCTTGAGTTGCAGCTGTGTCGGAAAATACTCGTGTACCACCACCAACGTCTTCCAGATCTTGCTGTGCATCGAATTGAGCAGATCGGTGCCCAGTTTGTTGAACAACCTGGTCAACAATATGAACAACCAATCGTGCAGCTCGGGTGCATGCACCAGAATCAGTTCGGTGACTGTATCTAGAAACAGAGAGTAGACTTTAGTGTGGTTATCCATAAACATTTTGCGAAACATGTCCAGGACacactgcagctgctgtggcgTCAACTCCTTGCCATCGGCCAGATACTGCGTCAAACTGATCAGCCCATCCTTGCGCTCCGACCAATGCGTCGAGGCGCAATACTGAATAATTGTCTCAATGTCCTCGAACGGTGCCCGCTGACTGCTCCAATCGAGGCGATTCCGTGAGCCGCTCAGCGAGTAATTCGAATTGGAATTGTTGCCGCGCGTATAGCTCGAGTCGAACGAACGTTCCGAGCACACCGAACTCGCCTCCGAATCAATGTCGTCGGACTCATCGCGACCCAGGAGCTTGCGGCCAATGCGCATGCCTCCGGTGCGCAAAAAATCACCCGACACATAGTCGGGTGTCTCTATGTTGTTGCCCAGCGTCAGTTCCGCTTCACGGGATTGCGCCAGTAGGCGAGCAGCAGCTGTGGGACGCAAGGGATTGTTGCGCTCCGGTGTGCGTCTCGCGCCCGATCCCGTCGAGTACATGCTGCGCTTCATCAGACCGCCGCCGGCACCCGAGCGATTGGGACTCGTCTCCCGGGAGCTGGCCGTGCTGCGCGGAATGCCGGAGGCCTTCTTGGGTATGGCACCGGTGGCGCCACCGCGATAATAGCTGCCCATGCCGTAGTGATCTCTCAGCTTGGTGCTGGGTGAGGTGGAACGTGAACCGGGCTGCGATTGCGAGACTCCAGCGCGCGACCGTCCCACACGTGGCGTTGGCGTCACGGTGCCCGGCGAGACTGTGTGATGTgagccgctgttgctgctggaatTGAGACGTGGCCGTGGCAACGAACCGCTGCCAACTCCTCCTGCTCCACCGCCTGCTGCACCCGTCGCCGTATTCACAGAGTTGCTGGGCACCAACGGTTTCTTCTGACGTGAATAGAGCGTGTATTGAGCACGCGCCTTGGCGCGTTGCGCCGCCGCCGTGTCCACCGCCGAGATGGAGCGCATGCTTGCCGAGGGCTTCTGCAGTGTGCCAGGTGTGCGTCCAATGCGTGTCGGCGCCACCGTGCGTCGCGTCTCCAGCGATTGCTGACTGCCATTGGCGGTGCCACCATCGCGCTCTCGCTCGAGCGCACGCTGCGCATTAATGTCGAGGGTGCCGTAGATTTGATCGGCCAGGTCGGGAAAGTGGCGACGGAATGCCCAATACGCCAGGCGCGAATATCGCCGTGCATCGCTGTCGGCATCGCCAATGGACTTCTTGAGCGTGTCGCGCAATACCAGAGCATGGCGTTCGAGTGCCTTCGTTTGCCACTCCTCGAAGAGCAGCACCATCAGTTCACAGAGCGAGGCGCGTATGTCCTTCGACTTGGACTGCTGCAGCGTGTCCGTGTAGATCTTTAGCAGCTTGGGCGCATGCGTATATTTGATAATATACTTGAGGGCCAGCGTCGAGGCGGATGCAATCACCTTGGCCGAGTTCTGTATCAGCTGTATCAATTGCTCCAGTATGCTCCAGCAGAAGACGTCCAGTTTGTTGCGCAGCGTCTTCGACATGTATGCGATGGTGATGCACGCCTCGCGTATCACCTGCGAGCGCAACTCCTCCTTCAGTATGTCGAGGAAACTGATCGATAGCTCCTTTTGCTGCACAGCCTGAAATTGCGGCTGCGCATGATAATTGAGCATCAGCAGTGCACGGATCTTCTTCAGGGCATCCACACGCTTCTCCCAGTCCATTGTCTTGTCGCTGATGACCAACAGTATCTGCTTGTAGTTGTCGTCCATGTCCTTGGAATTGAATATATTCAATTGTGGCACTTGCTCGAAGCTGGCCTCAAAGATCTCCATAGTCACGGCGCCCGCATCGCCAGCAGCGACCTCGTTTTGACTTGGCTTCGGTCGCATTAGCGCCGAGTGCAGTGGACGCTTCACAATCTTTGTGGGACGCTCACGCACCCCAATGTTGTCCGCCTCATCCATGCCGTTGCCATTGGAGCTGCGCAACGCCGATGGCAGCAATAAGCCTTCGACTTTCACTTGATCGAACTTTTGCTCCAGCAGCGCCAACTTGGAAGCGGGCATGTCATCCATACGCCTTAGATCTGGCCTCAGACGATCGCCCACATGTTTGTAGATCTCCACCAGCGTCTGTATGGCAGATTCGCGCACATTCACCGTGGGATCACCGAGCAGCGCGCACACTGGTGCTATGTAGACTCGGACACTTAACTGCTGGGTGCCATATTCGTGCAGAGCATTCACAATTGTCTGGAGAAACTCTTCGCGTACCTTGGCATTCTTGTGCTTAAAGCAACTCGCAGCCAGTTTGTCGATTAACGTCTGTGGTGTTTGCACTTTGTGCTCCATTAGATCACGCAACAGTAGCTGGGCCTTCTCGCGCACTGTGTCGCGACTATCGCCCAAGCGATCAATGACATGGGGCAACACTGTCGCTGTGTAGGCATTGAAATCGCTGCCCAGTCGCTTGATCAGCTCCGAGAAGGCCTCGAGAGACTTTTGTGCGATTTTAAAGTGGCTGCCTGTCAGCCAAGGCATCAGGTTATCAATGAGGAAGCCCATGTCAGTGCACACAATTGAATTGGTGTCGTCACTTAGGAATGTCACCAGATCCTCAGCCAATTGCACCTTGACGCGCATATCCGCCTTGGGCATCTGTTGAATGAAGCCATCCAAATCGCTTGGCTTGCGATACGCCATGCTGTATGAGTGTCTCTGTTTGCTTCACACACGAATGGATagtgttcttcttgttgtttgtgttgtatagttgcagctgcaataaAAGTGAATGGAGAggaaaaattgattttagttCGTCGTCGCTtttgcaaattatattaaatatttatgggcagcagcagtttgccaaaaatgcaggTCACTATAGATTGGTTTGTGTCGGAGATGCAGCAAAACTGAATTTATCTCTCAAGTGCATACATTATGCAAAATAACAAAGACTACGAGTGGAAAATGAGACATGATGGAATTTATacagtattttcattttacaaaatatactttttcaAATTACGCGCTCATTTCAAACTGCGTGCGCGCAGTACAAAAATgtaagaagaagcagcaacccGCAGACGCTATCgcaaaacgaagaagaagcaaaagcaacagtcgCAACAATTTCTGTGTTTATGCatgcgcgcgtgtgtgtgtattggagTGCGTATCGATGTATGCGTGCGTGCgatgtttgtttgcttgtgtgtggGGAGTGAATATGAAGTCAGTGTTTGGGCTGTGAAAAAGTAGGTGAATGGCTATGCGGGTGGGGATGGGCATGGACAGATGGCTGTGGGCTGTGTGTTGGAATGGCTGTCTGATGGGGGATGGAGTAAAGGACGGGACTTGATGTGCGGGGCGTTGTTACGTCGTGCACACAAAAATGAATCATCTCACCGCGATGAGCGTGACGACGGCGTCCAGGAGTGGAGTGTTGCAGTGGGTGGTGTTGGGTGGCAGCCTGTTAAAAGGCAGTCAACGTGTTGTGTTTAGGTTTGTGTCTTACTCTGTGTATGTCTCTTATTACGTTTTCGGCTAAACGAGCAGCGACATAAACGGTGAAcgacgtcagcgtcagcgtcgcagttgacgtcgacgtcaagCCGTCTATGGAGAGAACGTCGGCAGCGCAGCGCAAACACAACAACGCTGACGTCGTCGGAccaacgaaataaaataataaaaacgagaaggcaacaaaaacgaaaaaataacaCATATTTATGGAAATGGCTGAATGAGATAATATGACAACAgcgaagaggaagaagaggtGAAGAGTATGTATACAATTactaagcaacaacagcgacttGTTTGCTCATTTCAGCGCTgacgagagagatagagacagagagagagcattgagcgaacaagcaacaaattaGCATTGCATAcgcaattttctatttataataataaaaaacaacaacatgagaAGCAGCACCACAGCAAGGCAAGAAAAATTACAAAGCGCTATGCGAAGCTTTCGTAACTCGTCGAGTTTTAactctttactttttttaactATACGATAAGATATGGGCAATTGATTAAAATGTTCGTTTTTaaaacagctgctgctctcttactctctcacATACTCTGTCCAATTGGACTAAATGTGTTGACTGCGCTGCCGCCGCgtaaatttgtcaaatttaaatgtcacatgaaaataaatatataaaaacaaaaaggaaaatcaaGACGGAAGCGGAGGCGACTTTTGCGAATGCGTGTCTTGGCCAAATAGTTGCATGATCTTTTTTTAACACGCTCACAGatacgcacactcacacacatacactcaaaataaatactctCTACTCACTTTATTTGCAAatccggctgctgctgctgcttctttttcttcgtCGGCTCCCTCTCTTGCTTATTTTTCTTTACgctcaatttattgttttgggTTGGGTCTGACGCCAGAGCAGAGCggagcagagcaacaacacaactgctgctgcttgttggcCTCTTGGCCGATATTAAGAATTGATTTTCCAGTTGGTAAGtttaacaaacaatttgcaacgCACACAAATACgcgtatttaataaattctatgTCGTTTTGAGCACAGCCAATTGAACAATTGCCAGACAGACACGAGAGATCACagttttgcttgcttgcccCTCTTCTCACCCActtctttatttgtatttgttgttgttgttgcgcgcAGTTTCACtttggcaaattaaatgtcatttgttgttgctatatCACTGCGCTCtttatctctctcgctctcttgctcTACCGTTATTGATGACTGCTGGAGGTGGACGTCtccgtcgcagtcgcagcgcCGTCGACTGCCGCGGGTTCAACACAAATTCCAACGTCTTCAAAGTctcgtctgctgctgctgtttctactgcctctgctgctggcTGATTTTGTGAACTTTTTTTTCAGTGACGCGCtgcctgcttgcttgctggctGTTTGTTCTCTTCTCGCTCTcccttttctctctttctcattgCTCATGGGTCATCAGATTTGCATTAAGAATTTTGGCCGCGTAGCCGTCCCGTGGCTGCAATCGACAAACATCACATTTTGTTGCACATTCGCActgattgttttttgttgcgcCGATTTACACAAATGTTTATCAactttttacttaaatttaataccgATTTTGTTGCGCGTTGCGAAAAAATCGCTTCTTCTTGTTCATCGGTTGTTGATCAGTGTGACTGTAATGTTATTTACAAAATCTCTTGTTTAACGCCGAAGAATATACTGCACGCACCACTTTCACAATTAAAAGAGTCAGTTTTTTTATTCACGCGCGGCTGAAATTGTAACGCGTTTtgattttaacaattttattgccGCTGTATTATTCAAACTTTCGTTAAATAGCAACTTtgttaaaatgtaattttaaaaatattaatgtacTTATACAAAGGAGGTTAAAATAATAGttgacaaaataaattcagtttacttaaaaatataccaacaaatacagtgttattgttgttatcgaATTTGTATATCGTTATCAACCTTCTCGATAAATGTCTACAATTATATCGATTGCAGGAGTAACGCTGGCGCTGCCACTAAGTTTAGTCCAGCAGTATggtaatattataaaatgcgcgactttttaaatatgtattaaattttaataattttgtaactGAGTAAGCGACAATCTTTTCATTATGCAGAATATATAtcatcaaatttgtttgtggtataaatatttatactaaaaaGATTGCagaaattaaacattttttcaaatgtttcCCTTCAGGTTAATAATCGTTGACTGATAAGCAAGTTTATCTCATAAATTATTACCAGGAAGGTCAAGAATTTCGGGAATAGTTCATTGTATTTCGCTTGTCAAGTATGGGGAACCTTATCAACTTTAATTAGCTTGCCAGACGCCACACCATATCGAATTTACCCAACGCTACTCAAATTTGCTGACACGTGAATTAACacaactacaaatatttctttgcatgtgtgtacgtatttatttatcttgataaacaatttaatgttTGTTTAGCAGTTGTGCCAACGTTGACAGATTTATTgcgaaattaatataaca encodes the following:
- the LOC133846236 gene encoding LOW QUALITY PROTEIN: CLIP-associating protein (The sequence of the model RefSeq protein was modified relative to this genomic sequence to represent the inferred CDS: inserted 2 bases in 1 codon), producing MAYRKPSDLDGFIQQMPKADMRVKVQLAEDLVTFLSDDTNSIVCTDMGFLIDNLMPWLTGSHFKIAQKSLEAFSELIKRLGSDFNAYTATVLPHVIDRLGDSRDTVREKAQLLLRDLMEHKVQTPQTLIDKLAASCFKHKNAKVREEFLQTIVNALHEYGTQQLSVRVYIAPVCALLGDPTVNVRESAIQTLVEIYKHVGDRLRPDLRRMDDMPASKLALLEQKFDQVKVEGLLLPSALRSSNGNGMDEADNIGVRERPTKIVKRPLHSALMRPKPSQNEVAAGDAGAVTMEIFEASFEQVPQLNIFNSKDMDDNYKQILLVISDKTMDWEKRVDALKKIRALLMLNYHAQPQFQAVQQKELSISFLDILKEELRSQVIREACITIAYMSKTLRNKLDVFCWSILEQLIQLIQNSAKVIASASTLALKYIIKYTHAPKLLKIYTDTLQQSKSKDIRASLCELMVLLFEEWQTKALERHALVLRDTLKKSIGDADSDARRYSRLAYWAFRRHFPDLADQIYGTLDINAQRALERERDGGTANGSQQSLETRRTVAPTRIGRTPGTLQKPSASMRSISAVDTAAAQRAKARAQYTLYSRQKKPLVPSNSVNTATGAAGGGAGGVGSGSLPRPRLNSSSNSGSHHTVSPGTVTPTPRVGRSRAGVSQSQPGSRSTSPSTKLRDHYGMGSYYRGGATGAIPKKASGIPRSTASSRETSPNRSGAGGGLMKRSMYSTGSGARRTPERNNPLRPTAAARLLAQSREAELTLGNNIETPDYVSGDFLRTGGMRIGRKLLGRDESDDIDSEASSVCSERSFDSSYTRGNNSNSNYSLSGSRNRLDWSSQRAPFEDIETIIQYCASTHWSERKDGLISLTQYLADGKELTPQQLQCVLDMFRKMFMDNHTKVYSLFLDTVTELILVHAPELHDWLFILLTRLFNKLGTDLLNSMHSKIWKTLVVVHEYFPTQLQLKELFRIISDNTQTPTTKTRIAIVRFLTDLANTYCKSSDFPSDQNQNCERTVLKLAQMSGDTKSMELRQQARACLVALYNLNTPQMTKFLAALPKGYQDTARLCIQSTMRRQSSGANSPSSSPLSSSSPKPLQSPSVGPFASLNMDLKSSPRSRQSSVEQELMLGCSDLDVKHNIQKTSEEIRNCFSGGQYHSLAPNGYNGHHLQYSIEQQLKREHLELTAQQDSLSSNSKTQSSANTTQSNTPESATMRLDVAAPSQPAVKITIDVAENGELILPSNLHESEVIRVALTLNKEMPVEQLQTSLTNLGICIRSGNCELPNKHFKSIMRMLLNMLEAEHTDVLIAGLHVLSKIVRSEKMRHNWLNFLELILLKIINCYQHSKEALREIDTMIQRIAPALPLDLTINIVNPVIATGTFPENMCAIKILLEVTEHHGSEITDAHLDMVFQNLARSADDSQSMVRKAAVFCIVKLYIVLGEDKLKPKLALMNPSKVRLLNVYIDKQRNPSTSGGGXSTKNSSAASSS